A region of the Wenzhouxiangella sp. XN24 genome:
TTCCTGCTGGAAGCTGATTTTTCCAAGCTGACGGGGGACGCCATGCTCGCGGCCCTGGGACAGGCGTTCTTCAGCCTCAGCATAGGCATGGGCGCGATCATGGCGTATGGCGCCTACCTGCCGGAGGGCACCTCGATCACCAACACGTCGATCTCGGTGGTGCTCGCGGATACGGGTATGGCGTTGCTCGCCGGCCTGGCGATCTTCCCCATCGTTTTTGCGCACGGTCTCGATCCGGGCGCCGGGCCGGGCCTCATTTTCCAGACCCTGCCGCTGGCGTTCGGCAACATGGCGGGCGGGCACGTGTTCGGCCTGCTCTTCTTTATCCTGCTCACCTTTGCGGCGTGGACCTCGTCCATCGGCCTCATCGAGCCGGCGGTGGCCTGGGCGGTGGAGACACGGGGCCGGAGTCGTCCGGCCTCGGCGATCGCCATCGGCGTCGTGATCTGGCTCCTGGGGTTCCTGACAATCCTGTCCTTCAACGAACTGGCGGATTTCAGGGTGCTGGGCCGCACCTTGTTCGAGAACCTCGATCACCTCTCCAGCAATATCCTGTTGCCGCTCGGCGGCCTGTTCATCACCATCTTCGCCGGCTGGGTGATGGCCAAGACATCGACATCGGACGAACTGGACATCGGCACCGGCGGATTGTTCAGCCTCTGGCGTTTCCTGGCGCGCTGGGTGGCGCCCGTCGCCGTGCTGTTGGTGTTTCTGCACGCCACCGGGTTGCTGGGATGGTTCGGGCTGGCGGGGTCCGCGGGATGACCGGCCCGGACGAGACCATCGAGGTCGAAGTGGCTTACGCCCGGCCCGAGCGACAGTTGATCCTGGCGGTCGAGGTGCCGCGGGGGACCAGTGCCGCGGAGGCAGTGCGGCTGTCGGGCATCGAGGAGAAGTTTCCCGAGATCGACCTCGGCTCGCAGCGGCTGGGCATCTTCGGCAAGTTGTGCAAGGCGGACAGGGAGCTCAATCCCGGCGACCGGGTCGAAATTTACCGGCCCTTGCTTGCCGATCCACGGGCTGCGCGGCGCGAGCTGGCGGCGGCCGGCAAGAGCATGGGCAAGGGTGGTCGCGACGAACCTGCAGAGCGCTAGCGGCTGCGCTCAGGCGTCGTAGAAGGGTTCCGGCTTCTCCGCGAGTTCGTCCTCGCGCTCGATCCGGCTCACCCGGCCATCCTCGAACCAGACCGTCAGGCGGCTGCTGATTTCCTCGCGGCTGCGGCCCACCTTGAAATAGAACACGTAGTCCCAGCGCGCGCTGTTGAACGGATCCGCCACCATCGGTGTGCCGATCAGGAAGCGAACCTGGCTCTGGGTCATGCCCACTTCCAGCTGGTCCACATCCTTCGCTTCGAGGTAGTTACCCTGCTGGATATTCATCCGGTAGGGACGCAGCGAGAAATCCTTGACGGCTGCGCAACCGGTCAGCAGTACGATGACGGTGAGCACGAAAAGGCGGCTTGGCTGGAGCATGGGAACCCGAACAGTTGGAGTGGACAGCGAGCGTAGGCGATAATAACAGAAGACCGGTCAACGCTCGCCTCGGGAGGCGCTCATGGAATCCAAGGAACTCAGGAAAGTCGGGCTGAAAGTCACGTTGCCACGGCTGAAGATTCTCGAGATTCTCGAGGCTAACCCCCAGCGGCACATGAGTGCCGAGGATGTCTACAAGCACTTGCTGGATTCGGATGCGGAGATCGGCCTTGCGACGGTTTATCGCGTCCTCACGCAGTTCGAGGCTGCCGGCCTGGTGCGACGACACAATTTCGAGGGCGGCAGCGCCGTCTTCGAGATGGACGACGGCGCACACCACGACCATATCATCTGCCAGCAGTGCGGCTACGTGGAGGAGTTCGTGGATCAGGTGATCGAGGCGCGCCAGGACGTGGCGGCCGCCGCCCACGGTTTCACCGTGGCCGACCATTCGCTGGTGATCTACGGCAACTGCACGCGCAAGAACTGTCCGAATCTCAACGACACCGACTGACCTTGAGCCGAGGAGCGGCGGGACGCTCAGTCGCGACCGGCTCCTCAGTCACGGCTGGCCCGCTTACGCATTTCCCGGGCGTGAGCGCGCGTCGTGCCGGTGATCTCGACCCCGCCCAGCATGCGCGCGAGCTCTTCCACCTTTTCTTTTTCCGTCAATGGTTTGAGGTTCGTTCTGGTGGTCTCCCCATCAGTCAACTTGGCCACCCTGAGGTGGTGATCCGCCTGGCTCGCGACCTGCGGGAGATGCGTAACGCACAGTACCTGGGCGCGTGTACCAAGCTCGGCAAGCCGGCGGCCGACGATTTCCGCCACGCCACCGCCGATGCCTGCATCGACCTCGTCGAACACCATCACGGGCGTCGGCTGGGCGCTCCTGGCCGCCACCTGGATCGCGAGGCTGATGCGTGACAGCTCGCCGCCGGAGGCCACCCGCGCGACGGGCGCGGGTGGCTGGCCGGGGTTGGCGCTCACCAGGAACTCGATGTTGTCGAGGCCGTGCGCCGCGCACGGGCCTTCGGCGTCGTGTTCGACGGCCACGACGAATCGCCCCCCGGGCATCCCCAGCTGGTGCATCAGCGCCGTGACCTGGGTGGAGAGCGTCTCTGCGACTTCGGCTCGCGCCGCGCCGAGTTTCGCGGCGGCCTGCCGGTAGCTTGCCTCGGCCGCTGCCAGCCGTTCCGCCGAGCGTCCCAGGCGGACCTCGGCCTCCTCCAGGGTTTCGATCTCGGCGGCCAGGTCAGACTGGCGGCCGGACAGCTCGTCGGGTGCGACCTGGTGCTTGTGGGCCAGCGCCTTGATGCCTTCGAGCCGCGCCTGGACGACATCGAGCCGTGCCGGGTCCATTTCGATTCCGCCAAGGTAGCGACGCAGTTCCGTGGCGGCCTCGGCCAGCTGGATCTCGGCTTCGGCGAGAAGGCGCTGCGGACCCGCCAGGCGGGCATCGAAATCGGCCAGTTCCGCCAGTGATTCCGCTGCGCGCGCGACCGCGTCGTGGGCGGCCCCCGCATCTGCCTCGTAGACCAGTTCGAGCGCGGCTCCGGCACCTTCGGCCAGCCTGCCGGCATTGGCGAGCCGCGAGAACTCTGCCTCCAGCTCGCCAGCTTCACCCGCCACCGGGGCGAACGCCTCCAGCTCCCGGAACTGGTAACGCAGCAGGTCGAGGCGTTGTTCCCGTTCCCGGCCGGCGCCTTCCAGCTGGCGGCGTTCGGCCAGCGCCTCGCGCCAGTCCTGCCACGCTGCTTCCAGTTGTCCCAGTGGTTCCTTATCCGTGAGCCGGGCATCGAGGAGCTCACGCTGCGCGGCCGGCTGCGCCAGCGACTGGTGCTCGTGCTGGCCATGGATCTCGACCAGCCGTTCACCGAGTTCGCGCAGCGTCTGCAGGGTCGTCGGACTGCCGTTGATCCAGGCGCGGGACCGCCCCTCCGCGCCGATCACGCGGCGCAGGACGCATTCGTCGTCCGCGTCGAGTTCGTGCTCAGCCAGCCAGGCGGCGGCCCCGGGCAAATCACCGAGCTCGAAGCTCGCCGTGATCTCGGCCCGCTCGGCACCATGGCGCACGGCGCTCGCATCTGCACGATCACCGAGGACCAGTCCCAGCGCATCGACCAGGATCGACTTGCCCGCGCCGGTTTCACCGGTCAAAACGGTCATTCCCGCCCCGAGCTCGAGGGATACGGCGTCGATGATCGCGAAGTCGCGGACCGAGATGGCAGACAACATGAGCGGCGTTCAGCCTTCGCCGACGCCGTCGTAACGGCTCTGGCTGCCGCGTCCCCAGTGGAGCTTGGAGCGCAGCAGGCGAAAGTAATCGTACCCGCGCGGGTGGATGAGCACCACGCGTTCCTCGGCCGCCCGCACCAGCAGGCGTTGTCCGGCCGTCAGTTCGCCGAGCGGCTGGCCGTCGCAGGAGACTTCGGCGCGCGTGTCGGGGCGCTCCAGTACGCGGACCTCGATGCGTGCATCGTTGCGGATCACGATGGGGCGGTCCGAGAGGGTATGCGGGCAGATCGGCACGAGCGTGATGGCTTCGAGCGAGGGGTGGATGATCGGGCCGCCGCCGGACAGCGCATACGCGGTGGAGCCGGTCGGTGTGGCGATGACGAGCCCGTCACCGCCGTGGGTGTTGACGTAGACGCCGTCGATCCAGTTTTCGAAATCCAGCATGCGTCCCGTGTCGCGTTTCTGCAGCACGACGTCGTTGAGCGCCAGGGCGCGTCGCGGGGTGTCCTCACCGTTGGCGACGACGGCCTCGAGCATCAGGCGGTGTTCCTCCTCGAAGTCCCCGCCGAGCACCTCGTCCAACCGGCGCAGCATCTCGCCCGGCGTGATATCGGCGAGAAACCCCAGTCGGCCGCGGTTGATGCCGAGCAGCGGCACGTCTTTGCCTGCCACCAGCCGGGAGGCGTAGAGCATGGTGCCGTCGCCCCCGATGGCGACGACGAGTTCGGCCACGTCGGACCACTCGCCCTCGGGCAGGGGCTCGGTGTCGCCGGCAGGAAAATCCGGATGCACTGCCGGATCGAGCAATACCCTGGTGCCTTTCGCGGCAAGGTGCCGCGCAAGTATCAGCATCGAGTCTCCGACGCGCGGGTCCCGGTGTTTTCCTGTCAGTGCGATCGTCTGGAATCGTCGACTCATGCAGTGTCCATGTCCGTCACGGGGCCGCGTTCTTGTAGCACGAAGCCGCAAGGCGGGCCAGCGCCCGAATCGCGCGGGGGCGCGCAGATATCATCTTCAAGTCGCCCGGAGGGACTGTCGCGATGGCGCCACGGCACTTTGCCTTGACACTGCGGAATCGCGGTTGCTAGCTTGGCGAGTCATCTGCGCCGCGGCGCAAGGCCCGTGCTTGCGGCGCCGGAGAAACCATGTCCAATCGATCGGTTGAGGCGGAACTGTCGGATCGTGCCCGGCACCTGCTCAAGGTGCTGGTGGAGCGCTATATCCGCGACGGCCAGCCGGTCGGCTCGCGGACCCTGTCGAAGGACTCCGGTCTCGACCTGTCGCCCGCCACGATCCGCAACGTGATGGCGGACCTGGAGGAAATGGGTCTTGTCGTGGCGCCGCACACCTCCGCCGGACGCGTGCCGACCCCGAAAGGAATCCGGCTGTTCGTCGATGCGCTGTTGAAGGTGCAGCCGCTGTCCGATGCCGCAATTCGCCGTCTCCAGGCGGAGATGGACGCGGTACGCACGGGTGACGGTGACATGGTGGGTTCGGCCTCGTCGTTGCTCTCGGCCCTCACACGGATGGCCGGCGTGGTGACGGTACCGCGCCGCAGCCACTCCTCGTTGCGCCAGATCGAGTTCCTGCCGCTGTCGGATCGCCGGGTGCTCGCCATCCTGGTCATCGACGAGAAAGAGGTGCAGAACCGCATCATTCACATGGACCGGGACTACAGCAGCGACGAGTTGCGCGAGGCGGCGAATTATCTCAATGAGCAGTTTGCCGGCCAGTCGCTGACCAGCGTCCGGGAGAAACTGCTTGCCGAGCTCGCCGATACCCGCGAAACCATGAACAGCATGATGGTCGGTGCGATCAGCATGGCGCGCCAGGCTTTCGAGACGGTCAAGGATCCCGCCCAGGGCTTCGTGCTGGCCGGCGAGACCAACCTGATGCAGTTCGCGGAACTGTCGAACGTCGAGCGGCTCCGCAGCCTGTTCGAGGCCTTCGCCAAGCAGCGCGACATCCTGCATCTGCTGGACCAGTGCCTGGCGGCGGAAAGCCTGCAGATTTTCATCGGCGAGGAATCCGGCTACCGCATCCTGGAATCGGTCAGCGTGGTCGCCAGCCCGTACTCGGTAGGCGACGAGGTCGTGGGCGTGCTCGGGGTGATCGGACCGACCCGCATGGCGTATGACCGGATCATCCCGATCGTCGACATCACGGCGCGGCTGCTGGGGTCGGCCTTGAATTCCCGGGACTAGGCCCCAGATAAGGCGCAGGACGCCAACAGGCACACTGAAGACAACTGGACACACTTGCGGCGGTCGCGCGGCGGCTGGCGCTTTTCCGAGCATGGAGAACAGGTCAATGGGCGAGACGGACAGGGATACGGCGGCGGCCGGCCCGGGCGCGGCGGCCGAGGGCGCTGAGGGGTCGGAACAGCGACAGGCCGGCGAGCCTGACCTGAGCATCGAGGCACGCCTCGAGCGGGCCGAAAACGCGGCCGCGGATTTCCGTGAGCAGTTCCTGCGCACCGCCGCCGAACTGGAAAACGTCCGACGTCGCGCGGCGCGGGACGTCGAAAGCGCCCGGCGATACGGCGTCGAGCGCTTCGCCCGGGAAATGCTGGCCGTCGTGGACAGTCTCGAGATCGGGCTCGAGTCCGCGCGCGGCGCGGGGGAGAGCGGTGCCGTGGCCGAGGGCATGGATGCCACGTTGCGGCTGCTGGTTTCGGCGCTGGAGAAATTCGACGTGACCCCGATCGAGGCACTCGGCGCGCCCTTCGACCCGGATGCACACGAGGCGATCATGACCCAGCCCTCGTCGGAGGCCGAGCCGGATACGGTCATCGGCGTGATCCAGCAGGGTTTCCGGATCCACGACCGGCTGTTGCGCCCGGCGCGGGTGATCGTGGCGCGCGCGCCCGACGCCTGATGCACCGCGGGCCCTTGAAAGTGCGGATCGGGCCCCCATGTTCAGACCCAGCGGGCCGAAAGGCGAAACGCAAGAATTCAAACTGGAGACGATTGAAATGGGCAAGGTGATCGGAATTGACCTCGGGACCACTAATTCCTGCGTGGCCATCATGGAGGGGAAGACCCCGAAAGTCATCGAGAACAGCGAAGGCGATCGCACCACGCCGTCGACGGTGGCCTTCACCAAGGACGGCGAGGTGCTGGTGGGCCAGCCCGCCAAGCGCCAGGCCGTCACCAACCCCCAGAACACGCTGTTCGCGGTCAAGCGCCTGATCGGGCGCCGTTACGACGACCCGGTGGTCGCCAAGGACCGCGACATGGTGTCTTACAAGATCGTGGAAGCGGATAACGGCGACGCCTGGGTCGAAGCCG
Encoded here:
- a CDS encoding sodium-dependent transporter; translation: MAKRTSLHGLWSSRLAFILAVSGSAVGLGNIWKFPYVAGANGGGAFVLFYLLCVALIGLPIMMAEILIGRRGRRNPVATMRIVGEEEGSRPSWALVGVMGVIAGIIILSFYSVIAGWSLSYVGHAALNRFSGAGAEEVNALFGGLLADWRVLAFWHTAFMILTIFVVARGVERGLERAVRFLMPSLAVLMVALLGYAMINGDFRGGVNFLLEADFSKLTGDAMLAALGQAFFSLSIGMGAIMAYGAYLPEGTSITNTSISVVLADTGMALLAGLAIFPIVFAHGLDPGAGPGLIFQTLPLAFGNMAGGHVFGLLFFILLTFAAWTSSIGLIEPAVAWAVETRGRSRPASAIAIGVVIWLLGFLTILSFNELADFRVLGRTLFENLDHLSSNILLPLGGLFITIFAGWVMAKTSTSDELDIGTGGLFSLWRFLARWVAPVAVLLVFLHATGLLGWFGLAGSAG
- a CDS encoding RnfH family protein, with the translated sequence MTGPDETIEVEVAYARPERQLILAVEVPRGTSAAEAVRLSGIEEKFPEIDLGSQRLGIFGKLCKADRELNPGDRVEIYRPLLADPRAARRELAAAGKSMGKGGRDEPAER
- a CDS encoding outer membrane protein assembly factor BamE, with translation MLQPSRLFVLTVIVLLTGCAAVKDFSLRPYRMNIQQGNYLEAKDVDQLEVGMTQSQVRFLIGTPMVADPFNSARWDYVFYFKVGRSREEISSRLTVWFEDGRVSRIEREDELAEKPEPFYDA
- the fur gene encoding ferric iron uptake transcriptional regulator, translating into MESKELRKVGLKVTLPRLKILEILEANPQRHMSAEDVYKHLLDSDAEIGLATVYRVLTQFEAAGLVRRHNFEGGSAVFEMDDGAHHDHIICQQCGYVEEFVDQVIEARQDVAAAAHGFTVADHSLVIYGNCTRKNCPNLNDTD
- the recN gene encoding DNA repair protein RecN gives rise to the protein MLSAISVRDFAIIDAVSLELGAGMTVLTGETGAGKSILVDALGLVLGDRADASAVRHGAERAEITASFELGDLPGAAAWLAEHELDADDECVLRRVIGAEGRSRAWINGSPTTLQTLRELGERLVEIHGQHEHQSLAQPAAQRELLDARLTDKEPLGQLEAAWQDWREALAERRQLEGAGREREQRLDLLRYQFRELEAFAPVAGEAGELEAEFSRLANAGRLAEGAGAALELVYEADAGAAHDAVARAAESLAELADFDARLAGPQRLLAEAEIQLAEAATELRRYLGGIEMDPARLDVVQARLEGIKALAHKHQVAPDELSGRQSDLAAEIETLEEAEVRLGRSAERLAAAEASYRQAAAKLGAARAEVAETLSTQVTALMHQLGMPGGRFVVAVEHDAEGPCAAHGLDNIEFLVSANPGQPPAPVARVASGGELSRISLAIQVAARSAQPTPVMVFDEVDAGIGGGVAEIVGRRLAELGTRAQVLCVTHLPQVASQADHHLRVAKLTDGETTRTNLKPLTEKEKVEELARMLGGVEITGTTRAHAREMRKRASRD
- a CDS encoding NAD(+) kinase, which produces MSRRFQTIALTGKHRDPRVGDSMLILARHLAAKGTRVLLDPAVHPDFPAGDTEPLPEGEWSDVAELVVAIGGDGTMLYASRLVAGKDVPLLGINRGRLGFLADITPGEMLRRLDEVLGGDFEEEHRLMLEAVVANGEDTPRRALALNDVVLQKRDTGRMLDFENWIDGVYVNTHGGDGLVIATPTGSTAYALSGGGPIIHPSLEAITLVPICPHTLSDRPIVIRNDARIEVRVLERPDTRAEVSCDGQPLGELTAGQRLLVRAAEERVVLIHPRGYDYFRLLRSKLHWGRGSQSRYDGVGEG
- the hrcA gene encoding heat-inducible transcriptional repressor HrcA translates to MSNRSVEAELSDRARHLLKVLVERYIRDGQPVGSRTLSKDSGLDLSPATIRNVMADLEEMGLVVAPHTSAGRVPTPKGIRLFVDALLKVQPLSDAAIRRLQAEMDAVRTGDGDMVGSASSLLSALTRMAGVVTVPRRSHSSLRQIEFLPLSDRRVLAILVIDEKEVQNRIIHMDRDYSSDELREAANYLNEQFAGQSLTSVREKLLAELADTRETMNSMMVGAISMARQAFETVKDPAQGFVLAGETNLMQFAELSNVERLRSLFEAFAKQRDILHLLDQCLAAESLQIFIGEESGYRILESVSVVASPYSVGDEVVGVLGVIGPTRMAYDRIIPIVDITARLLGSALNSRD
- the grpE gene encoding nucleotide exchange factor GrpE, encoding MGETDRDTAAAGPGAAAEGAEGSEQRQAGEPDLSIEARLERAENAAADFREQFLRTAAELENVRRRAARDVESARRYGVERFAREMLAVVDSLEIGLESARGAGESGAVAEGMDATLRLLVSALEKFDVTPIEALGAPFDPDAHEAIMTQPSSEAEPDTVIGVIQQGFRIHDRLLRPARVIVARAPDA